In Helianthus annuus cultivar XRQ/B chromosome 9, HanXRQr2.0-SUNRISE, whole genome shotgun sequence, the following are encoded in one genomic region:
- the LOC118481655 gene encoding uncharacterized protein LOC118481655 yields the protein MEPRIIFQTLRKQFPDSLHVQKDVQNAVQKIRATIMDGKNPIQALESLLHDRRFIYDTRQDPKTDVVTEIFFVHPYLITMWRAFPHVMLIDATYKTNLYNMPFVQVVGMTSTGKSFCIAHAVICKERRGNYVWVLERIKSILHECMMPRVIVTDRELALINACSKVFPNAKRLLCHFHIQQNTARKCKSGFDKEDWGKFMSYWRTLCESSSEPMYKYNLEKMYNRLVVANRESVYDYVYENWLKDYKEMFVYAWTDKCRNFGQRTTNRVESQHANLKRYITRGSSLERIARCIIDIVETQYDEIQKSFTESIKKTMNHHRHRMLDNLRGKVSHEALDLLEKELLRKMDVLRKLNASCGCHMWLSKGLPCACRLENYKRTGRIIQLDEIDVFWRKLDLLPCKLVDEEVDIVAELNNVRQHLEAQSPVQQKSMLSKIKAVFTPKSSTKKPPIVQQNTRGRPTSKKVQERLDEAARLDEAARYSSYGEDSNVITASPKHRYDLPRHSSYVPSEGSRGTGSFVKSEKPKMQPNSSTSSKKKETRDDKVFPLIKGDEHLLCIKRFKNQIPSEFRSYISRIQDVTPDGHCGYRSVAVGLGFTEHAWPNIRRDLLLEIDHNKPRWKHVFETYNEGDFKRIRKSIEWHSVKRCDESHWMEMPQVGLLIAQRYNIVLHVLSIEWSSTIFPLTDAPLDPRPQAITLVHVHGGHFIHAKLEGDYPMPLVNPLWSAHRSIAAKRWEEMYRPRLEHYYELMHPKSDRDKDREPSLNVIED from the exons atggagccacgTATCATATTTCAAACCCTAAGAAAGCAGTTCCCCGACAGCCTGCACGTTCAGAAAGACGTGCAAAATGCGGTACAAAAAATTAGAGCGACAATAATGGACGGAAAGAATCCTATTCAGGCACTGGAAAGCCTGCTGCATGACCGCCGATTCATTTACGACACCCGACAAGATCCCAAAACAGATGTCGTAACAGAGATTTTCTTTGTTCATCCTTATTTAATCActatgtggcgtgcattcccgcaCGTGATGTTGATCGACGCGACCTACAAAACAAACCTCTACAACATGCCATTTGTCCAGGTTGTGGGTATGACGTCGACTGGGAAGTCTTTTTGTATCGCACATGCCGTTATTTGTAAAGAACGAAGGGGTAACTACGTGTGGGTGCTTGAGCGGATCAAGTCAATATTGCATGAATGTATGATGCCGCGTGTGATAGTCACGGATAGGGAGCTTGCCCTAATAAACGCGTGTTCTAAAGTATTCCCGAACGCAAAAAGGCTTCTATGCCACTTTCACATCCAACAAAATACAGCTAGAAAGTGCAAGTCAGGGTTCGATAAAGAAGATTGGGGGAAATTTATGTCGTACTGGCGGACATTGTGCGAATCTTCATCAGAACCCATGTACAAGTACAACTTGGAGAAAATGTATAACCGACTCGTGGTTGCCAACCGAGAAA GTGTCTATGATTACGTCTACGAAAACTGGCTCAAAGACTATAAAGAAATGTTCGTTTATGCGTGGACCGATAAGTGTCGCAACTTTGGTCAGCGCACCAccaacagagttgagagccagcACGCAAATTTAAAAAGATACATTACGCGCGGGAGTTCATTGGAGCGAATAGCAAGATGCATCATTGATATAGTTGAAACTCAGTATGATGAAATACAAAAAAGTTTCACTGAGAGCATCAAAAAAACAATGAACCACCACAGACACCGAATGTTGGACAACCTACGTGGAAAGGTTTCCCATGAAGCACTTGATTTGCTGGAAAAAGagctactgaggaagatggatgtgTTGCGGAAACTTAACGCGTCATGTGGTTGCCATATGTGGCTTAGCAAAGGATTGCCGTGTGCTTGTAGGCTGGAAAACTACAAACGTAcag GGCGTATAATACAACTCGACGAGATAGATGTATTCTGGCGTAAGCTTGACTTGCTCCCGTGTAAACTGGTAGACGAGGAGGTCGATATTGTAGCAGAGCTCAATAATGTGCGGCAACATTTAGAGGCGCAGTCCCCCGTTCAGCAAAAGAGTATGCTTTCAAAGATAAAAGCGGTCTTCACCCCGAAATCGTCAACCAAGAAACCACCAATCGTCCAGCAAAACACTCGCGGTCGGCCTACATCAAAGAAAGTACAAGAAAGGCTAGATGAAGCTGCGAGGTTAGACGAAGCTGCGAGATACAGCTCCTATGGCGAGGACAGCAACGTAATTACCGCTTCCCCCAAACATAGGTACGATTTACCCCGACACAGCTCATACGTACCGTCAGAGGGCTCTCGTGGAACTGGTTCGTTTGTGaagtctgaaaaacctaaaatgcAACCAAACAGTtcaacaagttctaaaaagaagGAGACGCGGGATGATAAGGTTTTTCCATTAATAAAGGGGGACGAGCACTTGTTATGCATTAAGAGGTTTAAGAATCAAATTCCATCAGAGTTTCGCTCTTACATATCGCGTATACAAGATGTGACCCCAGACGGTCATTGTGGGTACAGGTCTGTGGCTGTCGGGTTAGGTTTTACGGAACACGCATGGCCCAATATTCGAAGAGATTTACTACTGGAGATTGACCATAACAAACCGCGTTGGAAGCATGTATTCGAAACATATAACGAAGGAGACTTTAAACGAATACGTAAGAGCATCGAATGGCATTCAGTGAAAAGGTGCGATGAAAGTCACTGGATGGAAATGCCCCAGGTAGGGCTTCTCATAGCGCAAAGGTATAATATTGTCCTCCACGTGCTAAGCATTGAATGGAGCTCTACCATCTTCCCATTAACGGATGCCCCACTAGATCCACGACCTCAAGCGATAACGCTTGTACATGTTCACGGGGGACACTTCATACATGCAAAGTTGGAAGGAGACTACCCCATGCCTTTAGTGAACCCGTTGTGGTCGGCACATCGATCAATAGCTGCGAAACGGTGGGAAGAAATGTATAGACCGCGGTTAGAGCACTACTACGAGTTAATGCATCCTAAATCAGACCGAGACAAAGACAGAGAACCGAGTTTAAATGTTATCGAAGATTAA